A portion of the Paenibacillus hamazuiensis genome contains these proteins:
- a CDS encoding NAD(P)-dependent oxidoreductase, with protein sequence MEKNEAGEGFVKTGDDMLSEDHMPVSVIGLGPMGQALAGAFLRAGHPTTLWNRSAHKAEALVGNGAVLMSTIAQAVAASPVIVVCVSDYNVVRAILDPSKKEVSGRILVNLTTGSPSQSRQMAAWASRNGIEYIDGVIMTPPTAIGTSASAILYSGPEPVFMAVQPTLQSLGGAATYLGADPGRAAAHDVALLDFFWSSLGGYLHALALAGAENIAAQDFAVFARVMVETLPELISEIADHVDKRQYPGDMSNIASAVASIEHIIDTAESHHIDVSVLKAVKATAQRAIDKGYGTDAVSRITELLRDPTA encoded by the coding sequence TTGGAGAAAAATGAAGCAGGAGAAGGTTTTGTTAAGACTGGGGATGACATGTTGAGTGAGGATCATATGCCGGTGTCGGTCATAGGACTTGGTCCGATGGGACAGGCATTGGCCGGAGCGTTCCTCCGGGCGGGGCATCCGACAACATTATGGAACCGATCGGCACATAAAGCCGAAGCTCTCGTCGGGAACGGAGCGGTTCTGATGAGTACTATCGCTCAGGCAGTCGCGGCCAGCCCGGTGATCGTCGTCTGTGTATCGGACTATAACGTTGTAAGAGCGATCCTCGATCCCTCGAAAAAGGAGGTGAGCGGACGAATTTTGGTAAACCTGACAACCGGTTCTCCTTCTCAATCCCGCCAGATGGCCGCTTGGGCTTCCCGGAATGGAATCGAATATATCGACGGGGTGATTATGACCCCGCCGACCGCCATCGGAACTTCGGCATCCGCCATCTTGTACAGCGGGCCGGAACCTGTTTTTATGGCTGTACAACCAACCTTGCAAAGTTTGGGCGGTGCTGCTACTTATCTGGGAGCGGATCCCGGCCGGGCTGCAGCACATGATGTCGCCTTGTTGGATTTCTTCTGGTCGTCCCTGGGCGGCTACTTACATGCTCTCGCTCTTGCCGGCGCCGAAAATATTGCTGCCCAGGATTTTGCCGTTTTTGCCCGGGTTATGGTAGAGACCTTGCCGGAACTCATCAGCGAAATAGCGGATCATGTGGACAAAAGGCAATATCCGGGCGACATGTCCAATATTGCCTCGGCCGTCGCAAGCATAGAACATATTATCGATACAGCTGAAAGCCATCATATCGACGTCAGCGTTCTTAAGGCCGTAAAGGCCACGGCCCAGCGTGCCATCGACAAGGGCTATGGAACTGATGCCGTCTCGCGCATAACCGAGCTGCTGAGGGATCCGACAGCTTAG